The following are from one region of the Stenotrophomonas lactitubi genome:
- a CDS encoding c-type cytochrome, whose amino-acid sequence MRPQPLAACLALAVLLPLGAAAQPAPASAPAAPTPAPATAPVPAAATPTGSFDNGRVLAYTCQGCHGITGYKNAYPSYRVPKIGGQTQQYLTQALTEYRQGKRRHPTMQAQSMSFSEQEIADLAVYLSTVK is encoded by the coding sequence ATGCGCCCGCAGCCGCTCGCCGCTTGTCTCGCTCTGGCCGTCCTCCTGCCCCTCGGGGCCGCCGCACAGCCCGCTCCTGCTTCTGCTCCTGCAGCACCCACCCCGGCACCGGCTACGGCCCCTGTGCCGGCGGCCGCCACGCCCACCGGCAGTTTCGACAATGGCCGTGTGCTGGCCTATACCTGCCAGGGTTGCCACGGTATCACCGGTTACAAGAACGCCTACCCCAGTTACCGGGTACCGAAGATCGGTGGCCAGACCCAGCAGTACCTGACCCAGGCCCTGACCGAGTACCGCCAGGGCAAGCGCCGGCATCCCACGATGCAGGCACAGTCGATGAGTTTCAGCGAACAGGAGATCGCCGATCTCGCTGTTTACCTGTCCACCGTCAAGTAA
- a CDS encoding c-type cytochrome: MSKAAHPLRHAIALSVALLLAACSQSQVENSEKSAGDPGHASGEHGSSSSAGLPAGREAAGEARAKVKSKATSQSCIDCHGADGNAPIDPTYPKLGGQYGDYLAHALQAYRAGDRQHALMTPQAKDLSDQDIADLAAYFGSRTSQLRDLHGVK, translated from the coding sequence ATGTCGAAAGCCGCGCATCCACTGCGTCACGCCATCGCCCTGTCCGTCGCCCTGCTGCTGGCGGCCTGCTCGCAGTCACAGGTGGAGAACAGCGAGAAATCCGCCGGCGATCCCGGCCATGCCAGCGGCGAGCACGGATCGTCTTCATCCGCTGGCCTGCCTGCCGGGCGTGAAGCCGCCGGTGAGGCCCGCGCCAAGGTCAAGAGCAAGGCCACCAGCCAGAGCTGCATCGATTGCCACGGTGCCGACGGCAATGCGCCGATCGATCCGACCTACCCGAAGCTGGGTGGGCAATATGGCGATTACCTGGCGCACGCGCTGCAGGCCTACCGTGCCGGTGACCGCCAGCATGCGCTGATGACACCGCAGGCGAAGGACCTGAGCGATCAGGACATCGCCGATCTGGCGGCGTACTTTGGCAGCCGCACGAGCCAGCTGCGGGATCTGCACGGGGTTAAATGA
- a CDS encoding efflux RND transporter periplasmic adaptor subunit has protein sequence MSHQTFLPGPRSGLCAAALLLSTSLLLSGCAAGPNNEAKAAETKDEKKVDAVPVEVAVASHRAVAASYTGTAALEPRAESQVVAKTSGVALAVLVEEGQRVSAGQPLVRLDPDRARLSVAQSEAQMRKLENDYQRAQKLVSQQLVSAASVDQLRYDLENIRAQYRLATLELSYTTVVAPISGVIASRSIKTGNFVQINTPIFRIVDNSRLEATLNVPERELATLRAGQPVTLSADALPGQTFTGVVDRIAPVVDSGSGTFRVVSAFDGAAQSLQPGMFGRIRIDYDQRADALVVPRLALLDDGEPAVFRVREGKVARVPVKLGYAEGPWVEIREGLAAGDQIVTAGKVALRDGTAVQVIADPKAKAKTVATSAKPAEKAGSTQ, from the coding sequence ATGTCGCACCAAACCTTCCTGCCCGGCCCCCGCAGCGGACTCTGCGCTGCCGCGCTGCTGCTCTCCACCTCCCTGCTGCTGAGCGGTTGCGCCGCTGGGCCCAACAACGAGGCCAAGGCGGCCGAGACCAAGGACGAGAAGAAGGTCGACGCGGTGCCGGTGGAAGTGGCCGTGGCCAGCCATCGCGCAGTGGCCGCCAGCTACACCGGAACCGCGGCACTGGAGCCGCGCGCCGAATCGCAGGTGGTGGCCAAGACCTCTGGCGTCGCGTTGGCGGTGCTGGTCGAGGAAGGGCAGCGGGTCAGCGCCGGGCAGCCTCTGGTGCGGCTGGATCCGGACCGCGCGCGCTTGTCCGTAGCGCAGAGCGAAGCGCAGATGCGCAAGCTGGAAAACGACTATCAGCGTGCACAGAAGCTGGTCAGCCAGCAGCTGGTCAGTGCGGCCAGCGTCGACCAGCTGCGCTACGACCTGGAAAACATCCGCGCCCAGTACCGCCTGGCCACGCTGGAACTGTCGTACACCACCGTGGTCGCACCGATTTCCGGCGTGATCGCCTCGCGGTCGATCAAGACCGGCAACTTCGTGCAGATCAACACGCCGATCTTCCGCATCGTCGACAACTCGCGGCTGGAAGCCACCCTCAACGTGCCCGAGCGTGAGCTGGCGACGTTGCGCGCAGGCCAGCCGGTCACGTTGTCGGCCGATGCGCTGCCGGGCCAGACCTTCACCGGTGTCGTCGACCGCATCGCGCCAGTGGTCGATTCGGGCAGTGGCACCTTCCGTGTGGTCAGCGCCTTCGATGGCGCCGCGCAGTCGCTGCAGCCGGGCATGTTCGGCCGCATCCGCATCGACTACGACCAGCGTGCCGATGCGCTGGTGGTGCCGCGCCTGGCACTGCTGGACGATGGCGAGCCGGCGGTGTTCCGGGTGCGCGAGGGCAAGGTCGCGCGGGTGCCGGTCAAGCTTGGCTACGCCGAAGGGCCCTGGGTGGAGATCCGTGAGGGCCTGGCCGCTGGCGACCAGATCGTCACCGCCGGCAAGGTCGCCCTGCGCGATGGCACGGCAGTGCAGGTGATCGCCGATCCGAAGGCCAAGGCGAAGACGGTAGCCACCTCGGCCAAGCCGGCAGAGAAGGCCGGGAGCACGCAATGA